The Peribacillus simplex genome contains a region encoding:
- the trpE gene encoding anthranilate synthase component I, with amino-acid sequence MNNLDEKKILRFKMDTIEGDIHTPIAIFQKLDGDKKFLLESSNSHHDNGRYSYLGSKPYLEVTSLAGQVNVKDTETGDQIVKNINIIEFLKNELLVEIGEAPIHLPPFNGGAIGYMGYDIIRLYENIGPVPPDSLQMPDAHFLFYKELYIFDHVLQKIHLLTAEEDSEKSLLGMKEKINQASKPSKEISSEYLEFKSNFSQDEFEKMVLEVKSAIIAGEVFQVVLSQRFKADFDGEPFDAYRRLRLANPSPYMFYIEFGDYTIIGSSPESLISVSSGLVHVNPIAGTRPRGKTDEEDKGFEKSLLMDEKELAEHKMLVDLGRNDLGRVCEIGSIHLTEEMEIQRYQHVMHIASKVSGKLREGFTSLDALTVCLPAGTVSGAPKIRAMELINQLENCKRGMYSGSIGFIGFGGDLDMALAIRTMIIKEGKAYVQAGAGIVYDSDPKTEFEETQNKARALMEVHTK; translated from the coding sequence ATGAATAATTTGGATGAAAAAAAAATACTCCGTTTCAAAATGGACACAATTGAAGGGGATATCCACACCCCCATTGCCATATTTCAGAAATTAGATGGTGACAAGAAGTTTTTATTAGAAAGCTCGAATTCGCATCATGACAACGGCCGCTACTCCTATCTAGGTTCTAAACCTTATCTGGAGGTGACATCACTTGCTGGTCAAGTAAATGTGAAAGATACTGAAACAGGTGATCAAATTGTAAAGAACATCAATATCATCGAGTTTCTAAAAAATGAGTTATTAGTGGAGATAGGAGAGGCTCCCATTCATCTTCCGCCATTTAACGGTGGTGCAATCGGATATATGGGCTATGACATCATTCGTTTGTATGAAAATATAGGTCCTGTGCCTCCTGATTCTCTGCAAATGCCTGATGCTCATTTTCTCTTTTATAAAGAACTGTATATATTCGATCATGTTCTGCAGAAGATCCATCTTTTGACTGCGGAAGAAGATAGTGAAAAAAGTTTATTGGGGATGAAGGAAAAAATCAATCAGGCAAGTAAACCGTCAAAGGAAATATCGTCGGAATATTTGGAATTCAAATCGAATTTCAGTCAGGATGAATTTGAGAAAATGGTCCTTGAAGTTAAATCAGCGATTATAGCTGGTGAAGTGTTCCAAGTTGTTTTATCACAAAGGTTCAAAGCGGACTTCGATGGGGAGCCTTTCGATGCCTACCGTCGTTTGCGTTTAGCCAACCCCTCTCCTTATATGTTCTATATAGAATTTGGTGACTATACAATTATTGGGTCGTCTCCAGAAAGTTTGATCAGTGTTTCATCAGGATTGGTTCATGTTAATCCCATTGCCGGTACAAGACCGAGAGGGAAAACGGATGAAGAAGATAAAGGCTTCGAAAAAAGCCTGCTGATGGATGAAAAGGAACTTGCCGAGCATAAGATGCTTGTTGATTTGGGCAGGAATGATCTTGGCAGGGTTTGCGAAATCGGTTCAATCCACCTTACCGAGGAAATGGAAATTCAAAGATATCAGCATGTCATGCATATTGCTTCTAAGGTTAGCGGAAAGCTTAGGGAAGGGTTCACGAGTTTAGATGCGTTGACGGTCTGCCTCCCTGCCGGAACAGTCTCAGGTGCTCCTAAAATCAGGGCAATGGAGCTGATCAATCAACTTGAAAATTGTAAACGGGGGATGTATTCGGGCTCGATAGGGTTCATAGGTTTTGGCGGGGATCTTGATATGGCTTTAGCCATTAGGACGATGATCATTAAAGAGGGCAAGGCCTATGTCCAGGCAGGGGCAGGAATAGTATATGATTCAGATCCAAAAACGGAATTTGAAGAAACACAAAATAAAGCACGCGCTTTAATGGAGGTTCACACAAAATGA
- a CDS encoding anthranilate synthase component II, with translation MILLIDNYDSFTYNLYQYLGEVEKEIIVKRNDEITLAEIEELNPMAIVISPGPGRPEDAGISMEIIRNYYEKVPLLGICLGHQAIGAVFGANVVGAKQIMHGKTSIIEHDGTGVFAKQDLQFPVMRYHSLVVERASLPNELNVTAVALDDGEIMALKHQDFPLYGLQFHPESIGTKIGKELLHQFYEIAGTFQSEKEQSIL, from the coding sequence ATGATTCTATTAATTGATAACTATGACTCGTTCACTTATAACCTTTATCAATATTTAGGAGAAGTGGAAAAAGAAATCATAGTAAAAAGGAATGACGAAATCACCCTTGCGGAAATTGAGGAACTGAATCCCATGGCAATCGTCATTTCCCCGGGACCAGGCAGGCCGGAAGATGCTGGTATCAGTATGGAAATCATCCGTAATTATTATGAAAAAGTTCCGCTATTAGGCATTTGTTTGGGGCATCAGGCCATTGGGGCAGTTTTTGGTGCGAATGTGGTTGGGGCGAAACAAATCATGCATGGGAAAACATCGATTATCGAACATGATGGAACAGGTGTATTTGCCAAACAGGACTTACAATTCCCGGTAATGCGTTACCATTCCCTTGTAGTTGAAAGGGCGAGCTTGCCAAATGAACTGAATGTGACGGCAGTAGCACTGGATGATGGGGAAATCATGGCCCTGAAACATCAAGACTTCCCGCTTTACGGTTTACAGTTCCACCCTGAATCAATAGGGACGAAAATCGGCAAGGAATTATTACATCAATTTTATGAGATTGCGGGAACATTCCAATCTGAGAAGGAACAATCCATCTTATAA
- the trpD gene encoding anthranilate phosphoribosyltransferase has translation MKEYLAKLAERQTLTEEEMSRAAQALFSKDITESEMAAFIIALKSKGETAGEIASLVRVMRKEARSVRTSSLNVMDNCGTGGDGSQSFNISTASAFVLAGAGVKVAKHGNRSISSKTGSADVLEELGVNLYLEPDMLKELLEENGITFLFAPSVHPNIARIMKVRKELKIPTIFNLIGPLTNPVQLDTQLMGINRRDMLELFAEVLHKLGRKRAVVINGAGFMDEASLQGENSLVLLEQGDIIPFTLHPEEVDLPVYGNDAIRGGDAKQNADIMLRLLKGEKGAYRDTVLLNAGLGLYAHGTAATIKKGISMAQESIDSGSALAKLENLIAYGNRNKVVM, from the coding sequence GTGAAGGAGTATTTAGCGAAGTTAGCAGAGCGTCAAACATTGACGGAAGAAGAGATGAGCAGAGCAGCCCAAGCGTTATTTTCTAAAGATATCACCGAAAGCGAGATGGCAGCTTTCATCATTGCCCTTAAATCCAAAGGGGAAACGGCAGGTGAAATAGCAAGCCTTGTCAGGGTCATGAGAAAAGAAGCAAGAAGTGTACGAACAAGTTCGCTTAATGTTATGGATAATTGCGGAACGGGGGGAGATGGGTCGCAAAGCTTCAATATAAGTACAGCATCAGCCTTCGTGCTTGCCGGGGCTGGTGTCAAGGTTGCCAAACATGGAAACCGCAGCATCTCAAGCAAAACGGGCAGTGCGGATGTATTGGAAGAATTAGGTGTTAATTTATATTTGGAGCCTGACATGTTAAAAGAACTATTGGAGGAAAATGGGATCACATTCTTATTTGCCCCATCGGTCCACCCCAATATTGCACGGATAATGAAAGTGAGAAAAGAACTGAAAATCCCGACGATATTTAATCTAATCGGTCCTCTGACAAATCCAGTCCAACTCGACACGCAATTAATGGGAATTAATCGACGTGATATGCTCGAGCTTTTTGCGGAAGTCCTACATAAATTAGGCAGGAAACGCGCGGTCGTGATAAATGGTGCCGGGTTTATGGATGAAGCGAGCCTACAGGGTGAAAATTCACTCGTGCTTTTGGAGCAGGGGGATATTATCCCATTTACGCTGCACCCTGAAGAAGTGGATCTTCCGGTTTACGGAAATGATGCCATCCGCGGCGGTGACGCAAAACAAAATGCCGATATCATGCTTAGGCTTCTCAAAGGGGAAAAAGGGGCTTATCGTGATACCGTTTTATTGAATGCTGGATTGGGATTATACGCACATGGTACGGCAGCAACGATCAAAAAAGGAATCTCCATGGCCCAAGAAAGCATTGATAGCGGATCGGCACTTGCAAAGTTAGAAAATCTGATTGCTTATGGCAATAGAAATAAGGTGGTCATGTAA
- the trpC gene encoding indole-3-glycerol phosphate synthase TrpC, with protein sequence MENILTKIIEQKKVEVTKLKEMGLDDSVMINIVRPSLVDNLKTAKSMAVIAEIKRASPSKGDIKINVDPIEQALSYESGGAAAISVLTDEVFFKGSIADLRIVSEAIRIPRLCKDFIIDEVQIDRAHQAGATIILLIVAALSKERLHELYQYAKRKGLEVLTEVHDEAELERALELNAELIGINNRNLRTFKVDLAVTERLAKLLDPKRHIIISESGIKTKDDVMRVKEAGAKAILVGETLMTASNLSHKMAELQMSI encoded by the coding sequence ATGGAAAATATCTTAACGAAAATCATCGAACAGAAAAAGGTGGAAGTCACAAAATTAAAAGAAATGGGCTTAGATGATTCGGTAATGATCAACATAGTCAGACCATCTTTGGTGGATAATTTGAAAACGGCGAAATCAATGGCGGTTATCGCGGAAATAAAACGGGCTTCCCCTTCAAAAGGGGACATTAAAATCAATGTAGATCCGATCGAGCAGGCCCTTTCATACGAAAGTGGCGGAGCGGCAGCGATATCCGTATTGACGGATGAGGTTTTCTTTAAAGGATCAATTGCAGATTTGAGAATCGTAAGCGAGGCCATAAGGATTCCCAGGTTGTGCAAAGATTTCATCATCGATGAGGTCCAAATCGATCGCGCCCATCAAGCTGGTGCCACTATCATTCTATTGATTGTGGCAGCACTTTCTAAAGAACGCCTCCATGAATTATATCAATATGCAAAAAGAAAAGGGCTTGAAGTATTGACGGAAGTCCATGATGAAGCCGAATTGGAACGGGCTCTAGAGCTGAATGCAGAGCTAATAGGGATTAACAATCGGAATTTAAGGACCTTCAAAGTGGATTTGGCTGTAACGGAACGACTGGCGAAGTTACTTGATCCAAAACGCCATATCATTATCAGTGAAAGTGGAATCAAAACAAAAGACGACGTGATGCGTGTGAAGGAAGCTGGTGCAAAAGCGATTTTAGTCGGTGAGACACTGATGACTGCATCAAATCTTTCGCACAAGATGGCCGAACTGCAAATGAGTATATAA
- a CDS encoding phosphoribosylanthranilate isomerase, producing MLVKICGIKTLAAAQTAVSSGADFIGFIFAESSRKVEPEIVGEIGANLAGQVKKVGVFANQTEQEVIKSAEIAGLDYIQLHGNESAGFARRMPLPVIKAVAVSSEKDLESLHEYPADYLLVDLPKSSSGKGLTLDWDMIGKADLPPGKLILAGGLTPENVGKAIDAVSPFAVDVASGVETNGLKDAVKIKAFINEAKYTAGKEE from the coding sequence ATGTTAGTGAAAATCTGTGGGATAAAGACATTGGCAGCCGCTCAGACTGCTGTTAGTTCCGGGGCAGACTTCATTGGTTTCATTTTTGCCGAGAGTAGCAGGAAGGTTGAGCCAGAGATAGTAGGAGAAATCGGTGCGAATCTGGCTGGACAGGTTAAAAAAGTCGGAGTGTTTGCCAATCAAACTGAACAAGAAGTGATAAAAAGTGCTGAAATTGCAGGGTTGGATTATATCCAGCTTCATGGTAACGAGTCTGCCGGCTTTGCCCGCAGAATGCCCCTACCGGTGATCAAAGCCGTTGCCGTCAGTTCAGAGAAAGACCTTGAAAGCCTTCATGAATACCCAGCAGATTATCTATTAGTAGATCTTCCTAAGAGTTCATCCGGAAAGGGATTGACTTTGGATTGGGATATGATTGGAAAAGCGGATCTGCCACCAGGGAAATTGATTCTAGCTGGTGGGCTGACTCCGGAAAATGTCGGAAAAGCGATTGATGCCGTTTCACCATTCGCAGTTGACGTAGCCAGCGGCGTTGAAACAAACGGATTAAAAGATGCTGTAAAAATAAAGGCATTTATTAATGAGGCAAAATATACAGCCGGAAAAGAGGAATGA
- the trpB gene encoding tryptophan synthase subunit beta — translation MNTYTQPDKTGHFGAYGGRFVPETLMAAITELEEVYDQSKNDPEFQRQLNYYLKQYIGRETPLYFAENLTRLAGGADIYLKREDLNHTGAHKINNTIGQALLTLKMGKKKVIAETGAGQHGVATATVCALLKLECIIFMGEEDIRRQKLNVFRMELLGAKVISVSQGSGTLKDAVNEALRYWVANVDDTHYIMGSVLGPHPFPVIVRDFQSVIGNETKRQYSEAVHSLPDAVVACIGGGSNAMGMFYPFIEDETVKLYGVEAAGHGLETPLHASSLTKGKPGVLHGAFMYVLQNEDGQIQEAHSISAGLDYPGVGPEHSYLKDTNRVEYTSVTDDEALEALAMLSREEGIIPALESSHAISYGLKLAKEMEKGTGLVICLSGRGDKDVETVQSLMGGSEHE, via the coding sequence ATGAACACTTATACCCAGCCTGATAAAACTGGACATTTTGGAGCGTATGGAGGCCGTTTCGTTCCGGAAACTTTAATGGCGGCGATTACGGAGCTTGAAGAAGTATATGATCAATCTAAAAATGACCCTGAATTCCAAAGGCAGCTAAATTATTACCTGAAACAATATATCGGTCGGGAAACACCACTTTATTTTGCGGAGAACTTGACGAGACTTGCTGGTGGTGCAGATATTTATCTGAAGCGGGAAGACCTGAATCATACCGGAGCACACAAAATAAATAATACGATCGGTCAGGCATTGTTGACTCTGAAAATGGGCAAGAAAAAGGTGATTGCCGAAACGGGTGCAGGCCAGCATGGGGTTGCAACGGCGACTGTGTGTGCTTTGCTGAAGTTGGAATGCATCATCTTTATGGGAGAAGAAGATATCAGGAGACAGAAATTGAATGTATTCAGGATGGAGCTTCTGGGAGCCAAGGTCATATCTGTATCACAAGGAAGCGGAACACTGAAGGATGCAGTGAATGAGGCGTTACGATATTGGGTGGCGAATGTGGATGACACCCATTATATAATGGGATCAGTTCTTGGTCCGCATCCATTCCCCGTCATTGTACGTGATTTTCAAAGCGTGATAGGGAATGAAACAAAGCGTCAATATTCGGAGGCGGTTCATTCCCTACCGGATGCAGTGGTCGCTTGCATAGGCGGAGGAAGTAATGCAATGGGAATGTTTTATCCCTTCATTGAGGATGAAACGGTAAAATTATACGGAGTGGAAGCGGCAGGGCATGGACTTGAAACACCATTACATGCTTCAAGTTTGACGAAGGGGAAACCAGGGGTGCTCCACGGGGCATTCATGTATGTATTGCAGAACGAGGACGGTCAGATCCAGGAGGCACATTCAATTTCAGCAGGGTTGGATTATCCAGGGGTAGGGCCTGAACATAGTTACTTAAAAGATACAAATCGGGTGGAATATACTTCTGTAACCGATGATGAAGCCCTGGAAGCTCTAGCGATGCTTTCAAGGGAGGAAGGGATCATACCTGCGTTAGAAAGTTCACACGCCATTTCCTACGGTTTAAAGCTTGCTAAAGAAATGGAGAAAGGAACAGGGCTGGTCATTTGCCTGTCCGGCCGTGGTGATAAGGATGTTGAAACGGTCCAATCATTGATGGGGGGTAGTGAACATGAATAA
- the trpA gene encoding tryptophan synthase subunit alpha has translation MNKLTNALEECQTKKEKAFIPYIMAGDGGLERLKSQLLFLEKSGATAVELGIPFSDPVADGPVIQQAGIRSLENGTTLKDVLKKVMEIKNEVTIPIILMGYTNSILAYGLKEFTNDCLNAGISGCIIPDLPIEEEAIFSSIKTAGIVLIRLVTLTSSKERITEITAGAEGFIYAVTVKGITGARDAFGEELGGYLKKVKEISPVPVLAGFGISTPNHVRDAIQYCDGVIVGSKIIECFETGKEDQIGDLIQASKGVVQK, from the coding sequence ATGAATAAATTAACAAATGCGCTTGAAGAATGTCAAACAAAGAAGGAAAAAGCATTCATCCCTTATATTATGGCAGGGGATGGAGGGCTTGAACGGTTAAAGAGCCAGCTTCTTTTCCTTGAAAAAAGCGGTGCGACTGCCGTTGAACTAGGCATACCATTCTCTGACCCTGTTGCTGATGGACCGGTTATCCAACAAGCCGGCATCAGATCTTTGGAAAATGGAACAACTTTAAAAGATGTCCTGAAAAAAGTAATGGAAATCAAAAATGAAGTGACCATCCCAATCATTTTAATGGGATATACGAATTCAATCCTGGCATATGGACTTAAAGAGTTTACGAATGATTGTCTCAATGCAGGGATTTCCGGGTGCATCATCCCCGATTTACCGATTGAGGAAGAAGCCATCTTTTCATCAATCAAAACTGCAGGGATCGTTCTTATCCGACTTGTGACACTCACGTCTTCGAAAGAGCGTATCACTGAGATTACTGCAGGGGCGGAGGGATTCATCTACGCAGTTACAGTCAAAGGCATTACGGGTGCCCGTGACGCCTTTGGGGAAGAACTTGGAGGCTATTTAAAGAAGGTAAAAGAGATAAGTCCGGTTCCCGTTCTTGCTGGTTTCGGCATATCGACGCCAAATCATGTCCGTGATGCAATACAATACTGCGATGGTGTCATTGTCGGCAGCAAGATCATCGAATGCTTCGAGACAGGTAAGGAAGATCAAATTGGTGATTTGATACAAGCAAGCAAAGGAGTCGTGCAAAAATAG
- a CDS encoding YktB family protein: protein MNIASFTADDFDVFKIDGLEPRMDALKERIQPKLQALGEHFSQKLSVMTGDEMHPHVAKHARRSVNPPKDTWVAFAANSRGYKMMPHFQIGLWETHMFIWYAVIYEAPNKTEIGKRLEQQAAQLVNSIPSHYVWSTDHTKPDVITHGNLGVDDLNLMFTRLQTVKKAEILCGIKISRDDAIKLKDDDFIQTIQDAFEHLLPLYQLN from the coding sequence ATGAATATAGCAAGTTTTACAGCAGATGATTTTGATGTTTTCAAAATTGATGGATTGGAACCGCGCATGGATGCTTTAAAAGAACGGATCCAGCCCAAATTACAAGCACTTGGAGAACACTTTTCTCAAAAACTGTCAGTTATGACCGGCGATGAAATGCACCCTCACGTTGCAAAGCATGCCAGACGGTCAGTGAATCCTCCTAAAGATACTTGGGTTGCTTTCGCTGCCAATAGCAGAGGTTATAAAATGATGCCGCATTTCCAAATCGGGTTATGGGAAACGCATATGTTCATCTGGTATGCCGTGATTTATGAAGCCCCTAATAAAACGGAAATCGGAAAGCGACTGGAGCAGCAGGCAGCCCAATTAGTGAATAGCATTCCCTCCCATTATGTTTGGTCAACGGACCATACAAAACCTGATGTCATCACCCATGGTAATCTTGGGGTAGATGATTTGAATTTAATGTTCACCCGTTTGCAAACTGTAAAAAAAGCCGAAATCCTTTGCGGTATCAAAATTTCCCGTGATGACGCCATTAAGTTAAAAGATGATGATTTCATTCAAACCATTCAAGATGCGTTTGAACATCTTTTACCCTTATATCAATTGAATTAA
- a CDS encoding inositol monophosphatase family protein, with protein MASVKEMDTYAKLWMKEAGTRLRASFKTKLNIEMKTNPNDLVTNMDKGIEKFFCEKIGEVFPEHRIFGEEGMGNDIKDLKGTVWIIDPIDGTLNFIHQQRNFAISLGVYVDGIGKIGMVYDVFSDELYHAIKGQGAFLNDQRLPSLEETSVSKAIISINASWVTENRRIDPRLLAPLVRDARGTRSYGSAALELAFVAAGRIDAYITMRLMPWDFAGGVLLVEEVGGEVSNIKGDELDFLKGDSLFVSKPGLHKEVFDKYLTGNSNN; from the coding sequence ATGGCATCGGTCAAGGAAATGGATACATATGCGAAGTTATGGATGAAAGAAGCGGGTACTAGGCTAAGAGCGTCCTTTAAAACCAAGTTGAATATTGAAATGAAAACGAATCCGAATGATTTGGTTACTAATATGGATAAGGGGATAGAAAAGTTTTTTTGCGAAAAAATCGGCGAAGTTTTTCCTGAACACCGCATATTCGGGGAAGAGGGAATGGGCAATGATATTAAAGACCTAAAAGGTACTGTGTGGATCATCGATCCAATTGATGGAACGTTGAATTTCATTCATCAACAGAGGAATTTTGCAATATCCCTTGGGGTTTATGTGGATGGCATCGGAAAGATCGGCATGGTTTACGATGTCTTTAGTGATGAATTATATCATGCGATTAAGGGGCAAGGAGCATTTCTGAATGATCAAAGGCTCCCATCTCTTGAAGAGACATCAGTAAGCAAAGCGATAATTTCAATTAATGCAAGCTGGGTAACGGAAAACCGTAGGATCGATCCGAGACTTTTGGCACCGCTAGTTCGCGATGCAAGAGGGACACGTTCTTATGGCTCGGCAGCATTGGAACTTGCTTTCGTCGCAGCTGGAAGGATTGATGCATACATAACCATGAGACTCATGCCCTGGGACTTTGCCGGAGGAGTTTTACTGGTTGAGGAAGTGGGCGGGGAAGTTAGTAATATTAAAGGTGACGAATTGGACTTTTTAAAAGGTGACTCACTTTTCGTATCTAAACCAGGGCTCCATAAGGAAGTATTCGATAAATACTTAACAGGAAATTCCAATAATTAG
- a CDS encoding YlaF family protein, whose amino-acid sequence MNIKWNFLILAVLATASIGSIGIFIAEKSLIGILAAIVILCGIMGFGFTQKKKLREAGKL is encoded by the coding sequence ATGAACATTAAATGGAATTTCTTAATATTAGCGGTATTGGCAACAGCCAGCATTGGCTCCATTGGCATCTTCATTGCTGAAAAGAGCTTGATTGGAATATTAGCTGCAATCGTCATTCTTTGCGGAATCATGGGGTTCGGTTTCACTCAGAAAAAGAAATTACGCGAAGCCGGAAAGTTATAA